One Chryseobacterium wanjuense genomic region harbors:
- a CDS encoding sensor histidine kinase translates to MKFYYFILIFSSLIVHGQRYASQWYGMDQGLPQNSIKDIAKDKDGFIWLSTDGGILRYDGTSFLLHNDFKISSLSFKDFLRYGNDGFICFNNGEKEGVLISGRTVKVLPEDKLVRTYALKGAYQSKRFCKNSLIEYFFPDVDCYYIKTDSGTYFFDNKNIEYQARNGKKKLIQQNFHHPYLKQSFEQNGVIYIADPQNRRTMILRNGTVSYDNQPSLYNDPKTKIYWHQDNKQVFVINNDNIYVSKIVNGKPTLSFLMQYKDVEKLFLYCMFYDEEANKMYFGNVVNGLNIVNLSNFYVSQKNIPYTGEVCYEALPFTKNSVITKDGIEYYKDKVNKWYSARVKYDKRFLIYDDSQNLLYLEFNKLHRRYRSTQYQKRDSISFPGKSVEGLYKIGKKYVISIPDYNWNYHLTIFTDDTFKNPKNVFKFKSNINFVTEYNSDMMYVGTSNGIYLLSLSKNKVVKYLAKDLPIKEIQRTKDGNFWFTTYNKGLYLLKDDEVIRMPEDKNGYIASAHHILEDNHGMFWISSNNGLFKVSKKSLLDYAQDKNSKVTYYRYTKENGFLNNEFNGSSNPSGNILENGEFVFPSMEGFVFFKPGEIKSHYPKSDQLYIERAKIGKDIVGFKDTLRLKSDYKNVDIFLDIPYYYDIENIYLEAKLENSGNNKWEEVRKDKKYTLGSVDPGNYTLLIRFLVADGKFVYKKIFLEIKPFFYQTMLFKILVMLLIVTAIVLIIQMRTNFLRIKNKKLQSNLHNRNLELKETSDTLEMTKNKLKNEAEYQQKIMESISHDITTPVRFIALLSQKLSEAEDAKIQKKYFDGIYKTSEQLFKFTLGLKEYTELYKEENVFDDEAHSLYELAEDKKLLFEEVASDNNTTITNLCDPELKIRTNHNILSAILHNLIDNAVKNTTDGKIEITSDVKGNELEINISDTGKGMSQSQIEYYSHVFESMETENFVFKNYGLGLHMVIQLSKKINAKISFHENSPKGTIVKIFLKLH, encoded by the coding sequence ATGAAGTTTTATTACTTTATTTTGATATTTTCCTCATTGATTGTTCATGGTCAGCGGTACGCTTCTCAGTGGTATGGTATGGATCAGGGTCTGCCTCAAAACAGCATTAAAGATATTGCAAAAGATAAGGATGGTTTTATCTGGTTATCAACAGACGGAGGTATTCTGAGATATGACGGAACCAGTTTTCTGCTTCATAATGACTTTAAGATCAGTAGTTTAAGTTTTAAGGATTTTCTGCGATACGGTAATGATGGGTTTATTTGCTTTAATAATGGTGAAAAAGAAGGTGTACTCATTTCAGGCAGAACGGTAAAAGTACTACCGGAAGACAAGCTTGTACGTACTTATGCATTAAAAGGAGCATATCAATCTAAAAGATTTTGTAAAAACAGCCTTATAGAGTATTTTTTTCCGGATGTAGATTGTTATTATATTAAAACAGATTCCGGAACATATTTTTTTGATAATAAAAATATTGAATATCAGGCACGAAACGGAAAGAAAAAGCTGATACAGCAAAACTTTCATCATCCTTACTTAAAACAGTCTTTCGAACAAAATGGTGTAATCTATATCGCTGATCCTCAAAATAGGAGAACAATGATTCTGCGAAACGGGACCGTGTCGTATGATAATCAACCTTCTCTTTACAACGATCCCAAAACAAAAATATACTGGCATCAGGACAATAAACAGGTTTTTGTGATCAATAATGATAATATTTATGTAAGCAAAATCGTCAATGGTAAGCCTACTCTTAGTTTTTTGATGCAGTATAAAGATGTGGAAAAGCTATTTTTATATTGTATGTTCTACGACGAAGAGGCGAATAAAATGTACTTCGGAAATGTCGTAAACGGGCTCAATATCGTGAATCTTTCCAATTTCTATGTTTCACAGAAAAATATTCCTTACACCGGGGAGGTTTGCTACGAAGCGTTGCCTTTTACCAAAAATTCGGTTATTACAAAGGATGGAATAGAATATTATAAAGATAAAGTCAATAAGTGGTATTCCGCCAGAGTGAAGTATGACAAGCGATTTCTTATTTATGATGATTCTCAAAATCTCCTTTATTTAGAATTCAATAAGCTACATAGAAGATACAGGTCAACGCAGTATCAGAAGAGGGATTCTATCAGTTTTCCCGGAAAATCTGTTGAAGGACTTTATAAAATAGGAAAAAAATATGTGATTAGTATTCCGGACTACAATTGGAACTATCACCTGACTATATTTACCGATGACACCTTTAAAAATCCTAAAAATGTTTTCAAGTTTAAATCGAACATCAATTTTGTTACGGAGTATAATAGTGACATGATGTACGTAGGAACCAGCAACGGAATTTACCTTTTATCACTTTCAAAAAATAAAGTTGTAAAATATTTGGCCAAAGATCTTCCTATTAAAGAAATTCAGCGGACAAAAGACGGAAATTTCTGGTTTACCACGTATAATAAAGGACTTTATCTTCTTAAAGACGATGAGGTGATCAGGATGCCGGAAGATAAAAACGGATATATAGCCAGCGCACATCATATTCTGGAAGACAACCACGGGATGTTTTGGATCTCTTCAAATAACGGATTATTTAAAGTTTCTAAAAAATCGCTGTTGGATTATGCCCAAGACAAAAATTCTAAAGTTACTTACTACCGCTACACCAAAGAAAATGGTTTCCTGAATAATGAATTCAACGGAAGCTCCAATCCCAGTGGAAATATTTTAGAAAACGGAGAATTCGTATTTCCTTCGATGGAAGGTTTTGTTTTCTTTAAACCGGGTGAGATTAAAAGCCACTATCCTAAAAGTGATCAGCTGTACATTGAAAGGGCTAAAATAGGGAAAGATATTGTCGGTTTTAAAGATACCCTTCGCTTAAAAAGTGATTATAAAAATGTGGATATTTTTCTTGATATTCCTTACTATTACGATATTGAAAATATTTACCTTGAAGCTAAATTAGAAAATAGCGGAAATAATAAATGGGAAGAGGTACGAAAGGATAAAAAATACACATTGGGTAGTGTTGATCCGGGAAATTATACACTTTTGATCAGGTTTTTGGTTGCAGATGGCAAGTTTGTATACAAAAAAATTTTTTTAGAGATAAAGCCATTCTTCTATCAGACCATGTTGTTTAAAATCTTAGTGATGCTGCTGATTGTAACCGCAATTGTGCTCATCATCCAGATGCGGACGAATTTCCTCAGAATTAAAAATAAAAAGCTGCAAAGCAATCTGCACAACAGGAATCTGGAACTGAAGGAAACCAGCGATACCCTGGAAATGACCAAGAATAAACTGAAAAACGAAGCCGAATATCAGCAAAAAATAATGGAAAGCATCAGTCATGATATCACGACTCCCGTGAGGTTCATTGCATTGCTTTCACAAAAGCTCAGCGAGGCGGAAGACGCTAAAATCCAGAAAAAATACTTTGACGGTATTTACAAAACTTCGGAGCAGTTATTTAAATTTACCTTAGGATTAAAAGAATACACCGAATTATATAAAGAAGAGAACGTTTTTGATGATGAAGCGCATTCTCTGTATGAACTTGCAGAAGACAAAAAACTTCTTTTTGAGGAAGTGGCATCGGATAACAATACCACGATTACGAACCTTTGTGATCCGGAACTGAAGATCAGAACCAATCACAATATTCTTTCGGCAATCCTGCACAATTTGATAGATAATGCTGTAAAAAATACCACAGACGGGAAAATAGAAATTACCTCCGATGTGAAAGGTAACGAGTTGGAAATCAATATTTCAGATACAGGAAAAGGAATGTCCCAAAGCCAGATAGAATACTATTCTCATGTCTTTGAAAGTATGGAAACGGAAAATTTTGTGTTTAAAAATTACGGATTAGGCCTGCATATGGTGATCCAGTTGAGTAAAAAAATTAACGCAAAAATAAGTTTTCATGAAAATAGCCCTAAAGGAACCATTGTGAAAATATTTCTTAAATTACACTAA
- a CDS encoding response regulator transcription factor, producing the protein MNKKILIADDHYVVRLGTALILESQFAKISIDYAESYDEVKNKLNAERFDLIILDIEMPGSTFKKMIKELKMIQEDLMIMIFSSYKESVAIEYIQEGAEGYLNKLSSEKTLIKAVQSIFEDGYYYPFKLVKQLSARPQKEEVESILSEREFQVFKLLVEGNGNLEIANILQIQMTTASTYKRRIYAKLGVNNLIDLLKIYNSQNQEK; encoded by the coding sequence ATGAATAAAAAAATACTAATAGCCGACGACCATTATGTAGTAAGATTAGGAACCGCACTGATTTTGGAAAGTCAGTTTGCTAAGATTTCAATCGATTACGCAGAAAGTTATGATGAGGTGAAAAACAAGCTCAACGCCGAGAGATTCGATCTTATCATCCTGGATATTGAGATGCCGGGAAGCACTTTTAAAAAGATGATCAAAGAACTGAAAATGATTCAGGAAGACCTGATGATCATGATTTTTTCGTCATATAAAGAGAGTGTTGCCATAGAATATATTCAGGAAGGTGCAGAAGGGTATTTGAATAAACTGAGCAGCGAAAAGACTTTAATAAAAGCTGTGCAGTCCATTTTTGAAGACGGATATTATTACCCTTTCAAGCTGGTAAAGCAGCTTTCCGCGCGCCCGCAGAAAGAGGAAGTGGAAAGTATTTTATCAGAAAGAGAATTTCAGGTTTTCAAGCTTCTGGTTGAAGGCAACGGAAATTTGGAAATCGCCAATATTCTGCAGATTCAGATGACCACTGCAAGTACTTATAAAAGAAGGATTTATGCTAAATTAGGCGTGAATAATCTTATTGATCTCCTGAAAATCTACAACAGTCAAAATCAGGAAAAATAA
- a CDS encoding helix-turn-helix domain-containing protein, producing the protein MQKTKLIETRKRKNISQEKMADILCMDVSNYNRREKGTAKISLQEWQKIADTLQVPLDEIYENEESLIFIFNDNATGNGNIVSNNYNIPVSMWESQKKYIEKLEAEIESLKAMLHKK; encoded by the coding sequence ATGCAGAAAACAAAACTTATTGAAACTCGTAAAAGAAAAAATATAAGCCAGGAAAAAATGGCAGATATTCTTTGTATGGATGTTTCTAACTATAACAGGAGAGAAAAAGGAACCGCAAAAATTTCTTTACAGGAATGGCAGAAAATTGCTGATACGTTGCAAGTTCCTTTAGACGAAATATATGAAAACGAAGAAAGTTTAATTTTTATTTTTAACGACAATGCCACAGGGAATGGAAATATTGTTAGTAACAATTATAATATCCCAGTTTCAATGTGGGAATCTCAGAAAAAATATATAGAAAAGCTGGAAGCAGAAATTGAAAGCCTTAAGGCCATGCTTCATAAGAAGTAA
- a CDS encoding GLPGLI family protein: MKKNLIFFILLSLKLISQTSFNVIYEADYKLQYKMLNINNAKLEEAAFALLINEKESYFKNMNKYVGDSLRYEKKLDDNSSNGKYFTPFRENIGTTDGKIYVTVPISYKNFKYEETNDITWNLINEYKTIGKYKTQKATTKKYGRTWIAWFAKDIPFPFGPYKFNKLPGLILEVYDEKNDYHYTLYKFGKRKYLCKSANMNTGATLVEKSRIFDYQRKEIGDQNQFNDVIEDKETLNMLRKKSAERAKQFNPIELSIY; encoded by the coding sequence ATGAAAAAAAATTTAATATTTTTTATTCTATTATCCTTGAAGCTAATTTCACAAACTAGCTTTAATGTCATTTATGAAGCTGATTATAAATTACAGTATAAAATGTTGAATATTAATAATGCAAAACTTGAAGAAGCTGCTTTTGCATTATTAATAAATGAAAAAGAATCTTACTTCAAGAATATGAATAAATATGTCGGAGATTCTTTGCGATACGAAAAGAAGTTGGATGATAATAGTAGTAATGGCAAATACTTTACTCCTTTTCGTGAAAATATTGGCACGACAGATGGAAAAATCTATGTTACTGTTCCTATTTCGTATAAAAATTTTAAATATGAAGAAACCAATGATATCACTTGGAATTTAATAAATGAATATAAAACAATCGGAAAGTACAAAACTCAAAAAGCAACAACAAAAAAATACGGTAGAACTTGGATAGCTTGGTTTGCTAAAGATATTCCTTTTCCTTTTGGGCCTTATAAATTCAATAAACTACCAGGTCTTATTCTTGAAGTATATGATGAAAAGAATGATTATCATTATACATTATATAAGTTTGGAAAGAGAAAATATTTATGCAAGTCTGCAAATATGAATACGGGTGCTACACTTGTTGAGAAATCTAGAATATTTGATTATCAGCGTAAAGAAATTGGTGACCAAAACCAATTCAATGACGTTATCGAAGACAAAGAAACATTGAATATGTTGAGAAAAAAATCTGCTGAAAGGGCAAAACAATTTAATCCTATTGAGTTAAGTATATATTAA